A window of the Plutella xylostella chromosome 11, ilPluXylo3.1, whole genome shotgun sequence genome harbors these coding sequences:
- the LOC105397422 gene encoding zinc finger protein 430, whose protein sequence is MEDDIDIEEHDLLNDPALGGVFPDLTILKSEIVDFNISTETPTKTQVPERNEDQLDGTLPLNSGSLPPVCPTHDTDVKPDIICTDIDDTKTLVSNNLSESDKIVPQVKKELEFFQLNEFYSNRIKLNSGIDVNSILELDYNNIKKEDMCYDTEPDAVITINSYGENSRRITILEKYLQVNVVLTDCYTSLLNNNCYCAQCAVLFPTTEAYSEHYTSTHTETTNLTKVSASLVTCNHIIYTCEKSFVCDTCKKTYKNKSHLKRHMLVHTGKRPFQCDLCSKTYNQSNHLKTHKLLHTGEKPFKCETCKKTFDRISNLKIHMLTHSGKKPFECETCKKKFMRMSYLKMHRSLHTREKAFECGTCKKTFRHYTTLKRHKLIHTGEKPFQCDICKKLFNQRSALNRHKLLHTAAQRYDSEGARQQCEIRET, encoded by the exons ATGGAGGACGACATAGACATAGAGGAGCATGATCTGTTGAACGACCCAGCCTTGGGGGGTGTGTTTCCAGATCTTACCATTTTGAAAAGTGAAATTGTGGATTTCAACATAAGTACAG AAACTCCGACAAAGACACAAGTACCAGAAAGAAATGAAGACCAACTGGATGGCACTTTGCCATTGAACAGTGGAAGTCTTCCTCCCGTGTGCCCCACGCATGACACAGATGTCAAACCTGACATCATATGTACTGACATTGATGATACAAAAACTTTAGTGAGCAATAATTTATCAGAATCTGACAAAATAGTCCCTCAAGTTAAGAAAGAATTAGAGTTTTTTCAATTGAATGAATTTTACAGCAACAGAATAAAACTGAATAGCGGAATAGATGTGAACAGTATCCTAGAATTAGACTATAATAACATTAAGAAGGAGGACATGTGTTATGATACTGAACCAGATGCAGTGATCACAATCAACTCTTATGGAGAAAATAGCAGGAGAATAACAATATTGGAAAAGTATTTACAAGTGAATGTAGTGCTTACAGACTGTTATACATCTCTATTGAACAACAACTGttactgtgctcagtgtgcAGTGTTGTTCCCCACCACTGAAGCGTATAGTGAACATTACACGAGCACACACACCGAGACCACTAACTTGACAAAAGTCTCCGCTTCTCTTGTGACTTGTAATCACATTATTTACACATGTGAGAAGTCTTTTGTGTGTGATACATGCAagaaaacatacaaaaataaaagtcatttGAAGCGGCACATGTTAGTTCACACGGGCAAAAGGCCATTCCAGTGTGACCTTTGCTCGAAAACATATAACCAAAGTAATCATTTGAAGACACACAAGTTACTTCACACTGGAGAAAAACCATTCAAGTGTGAAACTTGCAAGAAAACTTTCGACCgcataagtaatttaaaaattcacaTGTTAACTCACAGTGGCAAAAAGCCGTTCGAATGTGAAACATGCAAGAAAAAGTTCATGCGAATGAGTTACTTGAAAATGCACAGGTCACTTCATACTCGTGAAAAGGCATTCGAGTGTGGTACttgcaagaaaacatttagACACTACACCACACTGAAAAGACACAAGTTaattcacactggcgaaaagccattcCAATGTGACATTTGCAAAAAACTCTTTAACCAAAGAAGTGCTTTGAATAGACACAAGTTACTTCATACCGCAGCACAACGATATGATTCTGAGGGAGCCAGACAACAATGTGAGATCCGGGAAACATGA